The Globicephala melas chromosome 20, mGloMel1.2, whole genome shotgun sequence genome contains a region encoding:
- the RHOT1 gene encoding mitochondrial Rho GTPase 1 isoform X6: MRAGRGRPLRAADMKKDVRILLVGEPRVGKTSLIMSLVSEEFPEEVPPRAEEITIPADVTPERVPTHIVDYSEAEQSDEQLHQEISQANVICIVYAVNNKHSIDKVTSRWIPLINERTDKDSRLPLILVGNKSDLVEYSSMETILPIMNQYTEIETCVECSAKNLKNISELFYYAQKAVLHPTGPLYCPEEKEMKPACIKALTRIFKISDQDNDGTLNDAELNFFQRICFNTPLAPQALEDVKNVVRKHISDGVADSGLTLKGFLFLHTLFIQRGRHETTWTVLRRFGYDDDLDLTPEYLFPLLKIPPDCTTELNHHAYLFLQSTFDKHDLDRDCALSPDELKDLFKVFPYIPWGPDVNNTVCTNEKGWITYQGFLSQWTLTTYLDVQRCLEYLGYLGYSILTEQESQASAITVTRDKKIDLQKKQTQRNVFRCNVIGMKNCGKSGVLQALLGRNLMRQKKIRDDHKSYYAINTVYVYGQEKYLLLHDISESEFLTEAEILCDVVCLVYDVSNPKSFEYCARIFKQHFMDSRIPCLIVAAKSDLHEVRQEYSISPTDFCRKHKMPPPQAFTCNTADAPSKDIFVKLTTMAMYPEDHYRDRLSRDMGNTDRIENLRKIWVFLKTALHVTQADLKSSTFWLRASFGATVFAVLGFAMYKALLKQR; encoded by the exons CTAGAGTTGGGAAGACATCACTGATTATGTCTCTGGTCAGTGAAGAATTCCCAGAAGAG GTTCCTCCCCGGGCAGAAGAAATCACCATTCCAGCTGACGTCACCCCTGAGAGAGTTCCAACGCACATTGTAGATTACTCAG AAGCAGAACAGAGTGATGAACAACTTCATCAAGAAATATCAcag GCTAACGTTATCTGCATAGTTTATGCTGTTAACAACAAGCATTCTATTGATAAG gtAACAAGTCGATGGATTCCTCTCATaaatgaaagaacagacaaaGACAGCAG GCTGCCTTTGATATTGGTTGGGAACAAATCTGATCTGGTGGAATACAGTAGTATGGAGACCATCCTTCCTATTATGAACCagtacacagaaatagaaacctGTGTGGAG TGTTCAGCAAAAAATCTGAAGAACATATCGGAGCTCTTCTATTATGCACAGAAAGCTGTTCTTCATCCTACAGGGCCCCTGTACTGCCCAGAGGAGAAAGAG ATGAAACCAGCCTGTATAAAAGCCCTTACtcgtatatttaaaatatctgatcAAGATAATGATGGTACTCTCAATGATGCTGAACTCAACTTCTTTCAG AGAATTTGTTTCAACACTCCGTTAGCTCCTCAAGCTCTAGAAGATGTCAAAAATGTAGTCAGAAAACATATAAGTGATGGTGTGGCTGATAGTGGATTGACACTGAAAG gttttctttttttacacacACTTTTTATTCAGAGAGGGAGACATGAAACTACTTGGACTGTGCTTCGACGATTTGGTTATGATGACGATCTGGATTTGACACCTGAATATTTATTTCCCTT GCTAAAAATACCTCCTGATTGCACTACTGAATTAAATCATCACGCATATTTGTTTCTCCAAAGTACTTTTGACAAGCATGATTTG GATAGAGACTGTGCTTTGTCACCTGATGAGCTTAAAGATTTGTTTAAAGTTTTCCCTTACATACCTTGGGGGCCAGATGTGAATAACACAGTTTGTACGAATGAAAAAGGCTGGATAACCTACCAGGGATTCCTTTCCCAGTGGAC GCTCACGACCTATTTAGATGTGCAGCGATGCCTGGAGTATTTGGGTTATCTAGGCTATTCAATATTGACTGAGCAAGAGTCTCAAGCTTCAGCCATCACAG taacaAGAGATAAAAAGATAGACCTTCAGAAAAAACAGACTCAAAGAAATGTGTTCCGATGTAATGTAATTGGGATGAAAAACTGTGGGAAAAGTGGAGTTCTTCAGGCTCTTCTTGGAAGAAACTTAATG aGGCAGAAGAAAATTCGTGATGACCATAAATCATACTATGCAATTAACACTGTTTATGTATACGGACAAGAGAAATACTTGTTG ttGCATGATATCTCAGAATCGGAATTTCTAACTGAGGCTGAGATCCTTTGTGATGTTGTATGCCTGGTATATGATGTCAGTAACCCTAAATCCTTTGAATACTGTGCCAGGATTTTTAAG CAACACTTTATGGACAGCAGAATACCTTGCTTAATCGTAGCTGCAAAGTCAGACCTGCATGAAGTCAGACAAGAATATAGCATTTCACCTACTGATTTCTGCAGGAAACACAAAATGCCTCCACCACAAGCCTTCACTTGCAATACTGCTGATGCACCCAGTAAAGACATCTTTGTTAAATTGACAACAATGGCCATGTACCC AGAGGATCATTACAGAGACAGACTCTCCCGAGACATGGGCAACACTGATAGAATAGAGAATTTGAGAAAAATCTGGGTCTTTCTAAAAACTGCTTT